From a region of the Sminthopsis crassicaudata isolate SCR6 chromosome 6, ASM4859323v1, whole genome shotgun sequence genome:
- the CPSF7 gene encoding cleavage and polyadenylation specificity factor subunit 7 isoform X9 codes for MSEGVDLIDIYADEEFNQDPEFSNADQIDLYDDVLAASSQPSDDRSSSAEPPPPIRQEQSPKPNSKSPAILYTYSGLRNKRAAVYVGSFSWWTTDQQLIQIIRSVGVYDVVELKFAENRANGQSKGYAEVVVASENSVHKLLELLPGKILNGEKVDVRLATRQNLSQFEAQARKRECVRVPRGGVPPRAHSRDSSDSADGRATPTENLVPPPPRVDKPPSVLPYFSRPPSALPLMGLPPPPIPPPPPLSSGFGVPPPPPGIHYQHLMPPPPRLPPHLAVPPPGAIPPALHLNPAFFPPPNAAVGPPPDAYIKASAPYNHHGRSKCHGRSGMVLSPCSRELGPPPPTVCEAEFEEIMNRNRAISSSAISKAVSGASAGDYSDAIETLLTAIAVIKQSRVANDERCRVLISSLKDCLHGIEAKSYSVGASGSSSRKRHRSRERSPSRSRESSRRHRDLLHNEDRHEDYFQERNREHERHRDRERDRHH; via the exons ATGTCGGAGGGAGTGGACCTCATTGATATCTACGCGGACGAGGAGTTCAACCAG GACCCAGAGTTCAGCAATGCCGATCAGATCGACCTGTACGATGACGTGCTGGCCGCCAGCTCGCAGCCTTCCGACGACCGAAGTAGCAGTGCCGAGCCACCGCCTCCCATCCGCCAGGAGCAGTCTCCCAAGCCCAACAGCAAGTCACCGGCGATCCTGTACACGTACAGTGGACTGCGGAATAAGCGGGCCGCGGTCTACGTGGGCAGCTTCTCCTGG TGGACAACAGACCAACAGCTGATCCAAATCATCCGTTCTGTGGGCGTCTATGATGTTGTGGAGTTAAAATTTGCAGAGAATCGAGCCAATGGCCAGTCCAAAGG GTATGCTGAAGTGGTGGTGGCCTCTGAGAACTCCGTCCACAAACTGCTAGAGCTTCTGCCAGGCAAGATTCTCAACGGGGAAAAGGTGGACGTGAGGCTGGCCACCCGGCAGAACCTGTCGCAGTTTGAGGCGCAGGCTCGGAAACGTGAGTGCGTCCGAGTCCCAAGAGGGG GAGTACCGCCGCGGGCCCACTCCCGAGATTCTAGTGATTCTGCTGACGGACGGGCCACACCCACCGAAAACCTCGTGCCCCCACCCCCTCGAGTGGACAAGCCCCCCAGTGTGCTGCCCTACTTCAGCCGCCCTCCCTCAGCTCTTCCCCTGATGGGTCTGCCCCCACCACCCATCCCACCCCCGCCACCTCTCTCCTCAGGCTTTGGGGTCCCTCCTCCGCCTCCTGGTATCCATTACCAGCATCTCATGCCCCCGCCTCCCCGACTGCCTCCCCACCTGGCTGTGCCTCCCCCGGGGGCCATTCCACCCGCCCTGCACCTCAACCCCGccttcttccccccaccaaaTGCTGCAGTGGGGCCTCCGCCAGATGCTTACATCAAGGCCTCTGCACCCTATAACCACCATGGCAG ATCTAAGTGCCACGGGCGGTCAGGGATGGTGTTGTCTCCGTGCAGCCGAGAACTGGGCCCCCCGCCCCCAACGGTGTGCGAAGCCGAGTTCGAGGAGATCATGAATCGGAACAGAGCAATCTCTAGCAGTGCCATTTCCAAAGCTGTCTCTGGGGCCAGCGCAG GGGATTATAGTGACGCTATTGAGACGCTCCTCACAGCCATTGCTGTCATCAAACAATCCCGGGTCGCCAACGACGAACGTTGCCGTGTGCTCATCTCCTCCCTAAAGGACTGTCTTCATGGCATCGAAGCCAAGTCCTACAGCGTGGGTGCCAGCGGGAGCTCTTCCAG GAAAAGACACCGGTCCCGTGAGCGATCACCTAGCCGGTCCCGTGAGAGCAGCCGAAGGCACCGGGACCTGCTCCACAATGAGGATAGGCACGAGGATTATTTTCAAGAAAGGAATCGGGAGCATGAGAGACACCGGGACAGAGAGCGGGACCGGCACCACTGA
- the CPSF7 gene encoding cleavage and polyadenylation specificity factor subunit 7 isoform X2 — protein MGRSRPDRGSRGSPGLHSRQGLLSGVPRPPSARPRSTLLTRTTAAAISAQAWPEALLPTTSGFLAPAPTHPRSLGPERQHRHLPSSRRPRGLRAMSEGVDLIDIYADEEFNQDPEFSNADQIDLYDDVLAASSQPSDDRSSSAEPPPPIRQEQSPKPNSKSPAILYTYSGLRNKRAAVYVGSFSWQGHLWDELSVNTLNSWWSLDGPVIMWTTDQQLIQIIRSVGVYDVVELKFAENRANGQSKGYAEVVVASENSVHKLLELLPGKILNGEKVDVRLATRQNLSQFEAQARKRECVRVPRGGVPPRAHSRDSSDSADGRATPTENLVPPPPRVDKPPSVLPYFSRPPSALPLMGLPPPPIPPPPPLSSGFGVPPPPPGIHYQHLMPPPPRLPPHLAVPPPGAIPPALHLNPAFFPPPNAAVGPPPDAYIKASAPYNHHGSRELGPPPPTVCEAEFEEIMNRNRAISSSAISKAVSGASAGDYSDAIETLLTAIAVIKQSRVANDERCRVLISSLKDCLHGIEAKSYSVGASGSSSRKRHRSRERSPSRSRESSRRHRDLLHNEDRHEDYFQERNREHERHRDRERDRHH, from the exons ATGGGGAGGTCGAGACCCGACCGAGGAAGTCGAGGCTCCCCGGGCCTTCATTCCAGGCAGGGCCTTCTCTCCGGGGTTCCGCGACCTCCCTCCGCCCGGCCTCGGTCCACTCTCCTCACCCGAACTACAGCCGCCGCCATTTCCGCTCAGGCCTGGCCGGAAGCGCTTCTGCCCACCACATCCGGGTTCCTCGCGCCGGCCCCGACGCACCCGCGGAGCCTCGGACCGGAG CGGCAGCACCGCCACCTTCCTTCCTCGCGGCGCCCCCGGGGTCTCCGAGCCATGTCGGAGGGAGTGGACCTCATTGATATCTACGCGGACGAGGAGTTCAACCAG GACCCAGAGTTCAGCAATGCCGATCAGATCGACCTGTACGATGACGTGCTGGCCGCCAGCTCGCAGCCTTCCGACGACCGAAGTAGCAGTGCCGAGCCACCGCCTCCCATCCGCCAGGAGCAGTCTCCCAAGCCCAACAGCAAGTCACCGGCGATCCTGTACACGTACAGTGGACTGCGGAATAAGCGGGCCGCGGTCTACGTGGGCAGCTTCTCCTGG CAGGGTCATCTCTGGGACGAGCTTTCAGTGAACACCTTGAACTCTTGGTGGTCATTAGATGGTCCTGTGATAATG TGGACAACAGACCAACAGCTGATCCAAATCATCCGTTCTGTGGGCGTCTATGATGTTGTGGAGTTAAAATTTGCAGAGAATCGAGCCAATGGCCAGTCCAAAGG GTATGCTGAAGTGGTGGTGGCCTCTGAGAACTCCGTCCACAAACTGCTAGAGCTTCTGCCAGGCAAGATTCTCAACGGGGAAAAGGTGGACGTGAGGCTGGCCACCCGGCAGAACCTGTCGCAGTTTGAGGCGCAGGCTCGGAAACGTGAGTGCGTCCGAGTCCCAAGAGGGG GAGTACCGCCGCGGGCCCACTCCCGAGATTCTAGTGATTCTGCTGACGGACGGGCCACACCCACCGAAAACCTCGTGCCCCCACCCCCTCGAGTGGACAAGCCCCCCAGTGTGCTGCCCTACTTCAGCCGCCCTCCCTCAGCTCTTCCCCTGATGGGTCTGCCCCCACCACCCATCCCACCCCCGCCACCTCTCTCCTCAGGCTTTGGGGTCCCTCCTCCGCCTCCTGGTATCCATTACCAGCATCTCATGCCCCCGCCTCCCCGACTGCCTCCCCACCTGGCTGTGCCTCCCCCGGGGGCCATTCCACCCGCCCTGCACCTCAACCCCGccttcttccccccaccaaaTGCTGCAGTGGGGCCTCCGCCAGATGCTTACATCAAGGCCTCTGCACCCTATAACCACCATGGCAG CCGAGAACTGGGCCCCCCGCCCCCAACGGTGTGCGAAGCCGAGTTCGAGGAGATCATGAATCGGAACAGAGCAATCTCTAGCAGTGCCATTTCCAAAGCTGTCTCTGGGGCCAGCGCAG GGGATTATAGTGACGCTATTGAGACGCTCCTCACAGCCATTGCTGTCATCAAACAATCCCGGGTCGCCAACGACGAACGTTGCCGTGTGCTCATCTCCTCCCTAAAGGACTGTCTTCATGGCATCGAAGCCAAGTCCTACAGCGTGGGTGCCAGCGGGAGCTCTTCCAG GAAAAGACACCGGTCCCGTGAGCGATCACCTAGCCGGTCCCGTGAGAGCAGCCGAAGGCACCGGGACCTGCTCCACAATGAGGATAGGCACGAGGATTATTTTCAAGAAAGGAATCGGGAGCATGAGAGACACCGGGACAGAGAGCGGGACCGGCACCACTGA
- the CPSF7 gene encoding cleavage and polyadenylation specificity factor subunit 7 isoform X7, producing the protein MGRSRPDRGSRGSPGLHSRQGLLSGVPRPPSARPRSTLLTRTTAAAISAQAWPEALLPTTSGFLAPAPTHPRSLGPERQHRHLPSSRRPRGLRAMSEGVDLIDIYADEEFNQDPEFSNADQIDLYDDVLAASSQPSDDRSSSAEPPPPIRQEQSPKPNSKSPAILYTYSGLRNKRAAVYVGSFSWWTTDQQLIQIIRSVGVYDVVELKFAENRANGQSKGYAEVVVASENSVHKLLELLPGKILNGEKVDVRLATRQNLSQFEAQARKRVPPRAHSRDSSDSADGRATPTENLVPPPPRVDKPPSVLPYFSRPPSALPLMGLPPPPIPPPPPLSSGFGVPPPPPGIHYQHLMPPPPRLPPHLAVPPPGAIPPALHLNPAFFPPPNAAVGPPPDAYIKASAPYNHHGSRELGPPPPTVCEAEFEEIMNRNRAISSSAISKAVSGASAGDYSDAIETLLTAIAVIKQSRVANDERCRVLISSLKDCLHGIEAKSYSVGASGSSSRKRHRSRERSPSRSRESSRRHRDLLHNEDRHEDYFQERNREHERHRDRERDRHH; encoded by the exons ATGGGGAGGTCGAGACCCGACCGAGGAAGTCGAGGCTCCCCGGGCCTTCATTCCAGGCAGGGCCTTCTCTCCGGGGTTCCGCGACCTCCCTCCGCCCGGCCTCGGTCCACTCTCCTCACCCGAACTACAGCCGCCGCCATTTCCGCTCAGGCCTGGCCGGAAGCGCTTCTGCCCACCACATCCGGGTTCCTCGCGCCGGCCCCGACGCACCCGCGGAGCCTCGGACCGGAG CGGCAGCACCGCCACCTTCCTTCCTCGCGGCGCCCCCGGGGTCTCCGAGCCATGTCGGAGGGAGTGGACCTCATTGATATCTACGCGGACGAGGAGTTCAACCAG GACCCAGAGTTCAGCAATGCCGATCAGATCGACCTGTACGATGACGTGCTGGCCGCCAGCTCGCAGCCTTCCGACGACCGAAGTAGCAGTGCCGAGCCACCGCCTCCCATCCGCCAGGAGCAGTCTCCCAAGCCCAACAGCAAGTCACCGGCGATCCTGTACACGTACAGTGGACTGCGGAATAAGCGGGCCGCGGTCTACGTGGGCAGCTTCTCCTGG TGGACAACAGACCAACAGCTGATCCAAATCATCCGTTCTGTGGGCGTCTATGATGTTGTGGAGTTAAAATTTGCAGAGAATCGAGCCAATGGCCAGTCCAAAGG GTATGCTGAAGTGGTGGTGGCCTCTGAGAACTCCGTCCACAAACTGCTAGAGCTTCTGCCAGGCAAGATTCTCAACGGGGAAAAGGTGGACGTGAGGCTGGCCACCCGGCAGAACCTGTCGCAGTTTGAGGCGCAGGCTCGGAAAC GAGTACCGCCGCGGGCCCACTCCCGAGATTCTAGTGATTCTGCTGACGGACGGGCCACACCCACCGAAAACCTCGTGCCCCCACCCCCTCGAGTGGACAAGCCCCCCAGTGTGCTGCCCTACTTCAGCCGCCCTCCCTCAGCTCTTCCCCTGATGGGTCTGCCCCCACCACCCATCCCACCCCCGCCACCTCTCTCCTCAGGCTTTGGGGTCCCTCCTCCGCCTCCTGGTATCCATTACCAGCATCTCATGCCCCCGCCTCCCCGACTGCCTCCCCACCTGGCTGTGCCTCCCCCGGGGGCCATTCCACCCGCCCTGCACCTCAACCCCGccttcttccccccaccaaaTGCTGCAGTGGGGCCTCCGCCAGATGCTTACATCAAGGCCTCTGCACCCTATAACCACCATGGCAG CCGAGAACTGGGCCCCCCGCCCCCAACGGTGTGCGAAGCCGAGTTCGAGGAGATCATGAATCGGAACAGAGCAATCTCTAGCAGTGCCATTTCCAAAGCTGTCTCTGGGGCCAGCGCAG GGGATTATAGTGACGCTATTGAGACGCTCCTCACAGCCATTGCTGTCATCAAACAATCCCGGGTCGCCAACGACGAACGTTGCCGTGTGCTCATCTCCTCCCTAAAGGACTGTCTTCATGGCATCGAAGCCAAGTCCTACAGCGTGGGTGCCAGCGGGAGCTCTTCCAG GAAAAGACACCGGTCCCGTGAGCGATCACCTAGCCGGTCCCGTGAGAGCAGCCGAAGGCACCGGGACCTGCTCCACAATGAGGATAGGCACGAGGATTATTTTCAAGAAAGGAATCGGGAGCATGAGAGACACCGGGACAGAGAGCGGGACCGGCACCACTGA
- the CPSF7 gene encoding cleavage and polyadenylation specificity factor subunit 7 isoform X1: MGRSRPDRGSRGSPGLHSRQGLLSGVPRPPSARPRSTLLTRTTAAAISAQAWPEALLPTTSGFLAPAPTHPRSLGPERQHRHLPSSRRPRGLRAMSEGVDLIDIYADEEFNQDPEFSNADQIDLYDDVLAASSQPSDDRSSSAEPPPPIRQEQSPKPNSKSPAILYTYSGLRNKRAAVYVGSFSWQGHLWDELSVNTLNSWWSLDGPVIMWTTDQQLIQIIRSVGVYDVVELKFAENRANGQSKGYAEVVVASENSVHKLLELLPGKILNGEKVDVRLATRQNLSQFEAQARKRVPPRAHSRDSSDSADGRATPTENLVPPPPRVDKPPSVLPYFSRPPSALPLMGLPPPPIPPPPPLSSGFGVPPPPPGIHYQHLMPPPPRLPPHLAVPPPGAIPPALHLNPAFFPPPNAAVGPPPDAYIKASAPYNHHGRSKCHGRSGMVLSPCSRELGPPPPTVCEAEFEEIMNRNRAISSSAISKAVSGASAGDYSDAIETLLTAIAVIKQSRVANDERCRVLISSLKDCLHGIEAKSYSVGASGSSSRKRHRSRERSPSRSRESSRRHRDLLHNEDRHEDYFQERNREHERHRDRERDRHH, encoded by the exons ATGGGGAGGTCGAGACCCGACCGAGGAAGTCGAGGCTCCCCGGGCCTTCATTCCAGGCAGGGCCTTCTCTCCGGGGTTCCGCGACCTCCCTCCGCCCGGCCTCGGTCCACTCTCCTCACCCGAACTACAGCCGCCGCCATTTCCGCTCAGGCCTGGCCGGAAGCGCTTCTGCCCACCACATCCGGGTTCCTCGCGCCGGCCCCGACGCACCCGCGGAGCCTCGGACCGGAG CGGCAGCACCGCCACCTTCCTTCCTCGCGGCGCCCCCGGGGTCTCCGAGCCATGTCGGAGGGAGTGGACCTCATTGATATCTACGCGGACGAGGAGTTCAACCAG GACCCAGAGTTCAGCAATGCCGATCAGATCGACCTGTACGATGACGTGCTGGCCGCCAGCTCGCAGCCTTCCGACGACCGAAGTAGCAGTGCCGAGCCACCGCCTCCCATCCGCCAGGAGCAGTCTCCCAAGCCCAACAGCAAGTCACCGGCGATCCTGTACACGTACAGTGGACTGCGGAATAAGCGGGCCGCGGTCTACGTGGGCAGCTTCTCCTGG CAGGGTCATCTCTGGGACGAGCTTTCAGTGAACACCTTGAACTCTTGGTGGTCATTAGATGGTCCTGTGATAATG TGGACAACAGACCAACAGCTGATCCAAATCATCCGTTCTGTGGGCGTCTATGATGTTGTGGAGTTAAAATTTGCAGAGAATCGAGCCAATGGCCAGTCCAAAGG GTATGCTGAAGTGGTGGTGGCCTCTGAGAACTCCGTCCACAAACTGCTAGAGCTTCTGCCAGGCAAGATTCTCAACGGGGAAAAGGTGGACGTGAGGCTGGCCACCCGGCAGAACCTGTCGCAGTTTGAGGCGCAGGCTCGGAAAC GAGTACCGCCGCGGGCCCACTCCCGAGATTCTAGTGATTCTGCTGACGGACGGGCCACACCCACCGAAAACCTCGTGCCCCCACCCCCTCGAGTGGACAAGCCCCCCAGTGTGCTGCCCTACTTCAGCCGCCCTCCCTCAGCTCTTCCCCTGATGGGTCTGCCCCCACCACCCATCCCACCCCCGCCACCTCTCTCCTCAGGCTTTGGGGTCCCTCCTCCGCCTCCTGGTATCCATTACCAGCATCTCATGCCCCCGCCTCCCCGACTGCCTCCCCACCTGGCTGTGCCTCCCCCGGGGGCCATTCCACCCGCCCTGCACCTCAACCCCGccttcttccccccaccaaaTGCTGCAGTGGGGCCTCCGCCAGATGCTTACATCAAGGCCTCTGCACCCTATAACCACCATGGCAG ATCTAAGTGCCACGGGCGGTCAGGGATGGTGTTGTCTCCGTGCAGCCGAGAACTGGGCCCCCCGCCCCCAACGGTGTGCGAAGCCGAGTTCGAGGAGATCATGAATCGGAACAGAGCAATCTCTAGCAGTGCCATTTCCAAAGCTGTCTCTGGGGCCAGCGCAG GGGATTATAGTGACGCTATTGAGACGCTCCTCACAGCCATTGCTGTCATCAAACAATCCCGGGTCGCCAACGACGAACGTTGCCGTGTGCTCATCTCCTCCCTAAAGGACTGTCTTCATGGCATCGAAGCCAAGTCCTACAGCGTGGGTGCCAGCGGGAGCTCTTCCAG GAAAAGACACCGGTCCCGTGAGCGATCACCTAGCCGGTCCCGTGAGAGCAGCCGAAGGCACCGGGACCTGCTCCACAATGAGGATAGGCACGAGGATTATTTTCAAGAAAGGAATCGGGAGCATGAGAGACACCGGGACAGAGAGCGGGACCGGCACCACTGA
- the CPSF7 gene encoding cleavage and polyadenylation specificity factor subunit 7 isoform X12, producing the protein MSEGVDLIDIYADEEFNQDPEFSNADQIDLYDDVLAASSQPSDDRSSSAEPPPPIRQEQSPKPNSKSPAILYTYSGLRNKRAAVYVGSFSWWTTDQQLIQIIRSVGVYDVVELKFAENRANGQSKGYAEVVVASENSVHKLLELLPGKILNGEKVDVRLATRQNLSQFEAQARKRECVRVPRGGVPPRAHSRDSSDSADGRATPTENLVPPPPRVDKPPSVLPYFSRPPSALPLMGLPPPPIPPPPPLSSGFGVPPPPPGIHYQHLMPPPPRLPPHLAVPPPGAIPPALHLNPAFFPPPNAAVGPPPDAYIKASAPYNHHGSRELGPPPPTVCEAEFEEIMNRNRAISSSAISKAVSGASAGDYSDAIETLLTAIAVIKQSRVANDERCRVLISSLKDCLHGIEAKSYSVGASGSSSRKRHRSRERSPSRSRESSRRHRDLLHNEDRHEDYFQERNREHERHRDRERDRHH; encoded by the exons ATGTCGGAGGGAGTGGACCTCATTGATATCTACGCGGACGAGGAGTTCAACCAG GACCCAGAGTTCAGCAATGCCGATCAGATCGACCTGTACGATGACGTGCTGGCCGCCAGCTCGCAGCCTTCCGACGACCGAAGTAGCAGTGCCGAGCCACCGCCTCCCATCCGCCAGGAGCAGTCTCCCAAGCCCAACAGCAAGTCACCGGCGATCCTGTACACGTACAGTGGACTGCGGAATAAGCGGGCCGCGGTCTACGTGGGCAGCTTCTCCTGG TGGACAACAGACCAACAGCTGATCCAAATCATCCGTTCTGTGGGCGTCTATGATGTTGTGGAGTTAAAATTTGCAGAGAATCGAGCCAATGGCCAGTCCAAAGG GTATGCTGAAGTGGTGGTGGCCTCTGAGAACTCCGTCCACAAACTGCTAGAGCTTCTGCCAGGCAAGATTCTCAACGGGGAAAAGGTGGACGTGAGGCTGGCCACCCGGCAGAACCTGTCGCAGTTTGAGGCGCAGGCTCGGAAACGTGAGTGCGTCCGAGTCCCAAGAGGGG GAGTACCGCCGCGGGCCCACTCCCGAGATTCTAGTGATTCTGCTGACGGACGGGCCACACCCACCGAAAACCTCGTGCCCCCACCCCCTCGAGTGGACAAGCCCCCCAGTGTGCTGCCCTACTTCAGCCGCCCTCCCTCAGCTCTTCCCCTGATGGGTCTGCCCCCACCACCCATCCCACCCCCGCCACCTCTCTCCTCAGGCTTTGGGGTCCCTCCTCCGCCTCCTGGTATCCATTACCAGCATCTCATGCCCCCGCCTCCCCGACTGCCTCCCCACCTGGCTGTGCCTCCCCCGGGGGCCATTCCACCCGCCCTGCACCTCAACCCCGccttcttccccccaccaaaTGCTGCAGTGGGGCCTCCGCCAGATGCTTACATCAAGGCCTCTGCACCCTATAACCACCATGGCAG CCGAGAACTGGGCCCCCCGCCCCCAACGGTGTGCGAAGCCGAGTTCGAGGAGATCATGAATCGGAACAGAGCAATCTCTAGCAGTGCCATTTCCAAAGCTGTCTCTGGGGCCAGCGCAG GGGATTATAGTGACGCTATTGAGACGCTCCTCACAGCCATTGCTGTCATCAAACAATCCCGGGTCGCCAACGACGAACGTTGCCGTGTGCTCATCTCCTCCCTAAAGGACTGTCTTCATGGCATCGAAGCCAAGTCCTACAGCGTGGGTGCCAGCGGGAGCTCTTCCAG GAAAAGACACCGGTCCCGTGAGCGATCACCTAGCCGGTCCCGTGAGAGCAGCCGAAGGCACCGGGACCTGCTCCACAATGAGGATAGGCACGAGGATTATTTTCAAGAAAGGAATCGGGAGCATGAGAGACACCGGGACAGAGAGCGGGACCGGCACCACTGA
- the CPSF7 gene encoding cleavage and polyadenylation specificity factor subunit 7 isoform X10: MGRSRPDRGSRGSPGLHSRQGLLSGVPRPPSARPRSTLLTRTTAAAISAQAWPEALLPTTSGFLAPAPTHPRSLGPERQHRHLPSSRRPRGLRAMSEGVDLIDIYADEEFNQDPEFSNADQIDLYDDVLAASSQPSDDRSSSAEPPPPIRQEQSPKPNSKSPAILYTYSGLRNKRAAVYVGSFSWQGHLWDELSVNTLNSWWSLDGPVIMWTTDQQLIQIIRSVGVYDVVELKFAENRANGQSKGYAEVVVASENSVHKLLELLPGKILNGEKVDVRLATRQNLSQFEAQARKRECVRVPRGGVPPRAHSRDSSDSADGRATPTENLVPPPPRVDKPPSVLPYFSRPPSALPLMGLPPPPIPPPPPLSSGFGVPPPPPGIHYQHLMPPPPRLPPHLAVPPPGAIPPALHLNPAFFPPPNAAVGPPPDAYIKASAPYNHHGRSKCHGRSGMVLSPCSRELGPPPPTVCEAEFEEIMNRNRAISSSAISKAVSGASAGDYSDAIETLLTAIAVIKQSRVANDERCRVLISSLKDCLHGIEAKSYSVGASGSSSRKRHRSRERSPSRSRESSRRHRDLLHNEDRHEDYFQERNREHERHRDRERDRHH, from the exons ATGGGGAGGTCGAGACCCGACCGAGGAAGTCGAGGCTCCCCGGGCCTTCATTCCAGGCAGGGCCTTCTCTCCGGGGTTCCGCGACCTCCCTCCGCCCGGCCTCGGTCCACTCTCCTCACCCGAACTACAGCCGCCGCCATTTCCGCTCAGGCCTGGCCGGAAGCGCTTCTGCCCACCACATCCGGGTTCCTCGCGCCGGCCCCGACGCACCCGCGGAGCCTCGGACCGGAG CGGCAGCACCGCCACCTTCCTTCCTCGCGGCGCCCCCGGGGTCTCCGAGCCATGTCGGAGGGAGTGGACCTCATTGATATCTACGCGGACGAGGAGTTCAACCAG GACCCAGAGTTCAGCAATGCCGATCAGATCGACCTGTACGATGACGTGCTGGCCGCCAGCTCGCAGCCTTCCGACGACCGAAGTAGCAGTGCCGAGCCACCGCCTCCCATCCGCCAGGAGCAGTCTCCCAAGCCCAACAGCAAGTCACCGGCGATCCTGTACACGTACAGTGGACTGCGGAATAAGCGGGCCGCGGTCTACGTGGGCAGCTTCTCCTGG CAGGGTCATCTCTGGGACGAGCTTTCAGTGAACACCTTGAACTCTTGGTGGTCATTAGATGGTCCTGTGATAATG TGGACAACAGACCAACAGCTGATCCAAATCATCCGTTCTGTGGGCGTCTATGATGTTGTGGAGTTAAAATTTGCAGAGAATCGAGCCAATGGCCAGTCCAAAGG GTATGCTGAAGTGGTGGTGGCCTCTGAGAACTCCGTCCACAAACTGCTAGAGCTTCTGCCAGGCAAGATTCTCAACGGGGAAAAGGTGGACGTGAGGCTGGCCACCCGGCAGAACCTGTCGCAGTTTGAGGCGCAGGCTCGGAAACGTGAGTGCGTCCGAGTCCCAAGAGGGG GAGTACCGCCGCGGGCCCACTCCCGAGATTCTAGTGATTCTGCTGACGGACGGGCCACACCCACCGAAAACCTCGTGCCCCCACCCCCTCGAGTGGACAAGCCCCCCAGTGTGCTGCCCTACTTCAGCCGCCCTCCCTCAGCTCTTCCCCTGATGGGTCTGCCCCCACCACCCATCCCACCCCCGCCACCTCTCTCCTCAGGCTTTGGGGTCCCTCCTCCGCCTCCTGGTATCCATTACCAGCATCTCATGCCCCCGCCTCCCCGACTGCCTCCCCACCTGGCTGTGCCTCCCCCGGGGGCCATTCCACCCGCCCTGCACCTCAACCCCGccttcttccccccaccaaaTGCTGCAGTGGGGCCTCCGCCAGATGCTTACATCAAGGCCTCTGCACCCTATAACCACCATGGCAG ATCTAAGTGCCACGGGCGGTCAGGGATGGTGTTGTCTCCGTGCAGCCGAGAACTGGGCCCCCCGCCCCCAACGGTGTGCGAAGCCGAGTTCGAGGAGATCATGAATCGGAACAGAGCAATCTCTAGCAGTGCCATTTCCAAAGCTGTCTCTGGGGCCAGCGCAG GGGATTATAGTGACGCTATTGAGACGCTCCTCACAGCCATTGCTGTCATCAAACAATCCCGGGTCGCCAACGACGAACGTTGCCGTGTGCTCATCTCCTCCCTAAAGGACTGTCTTCATGGCATCGAAGCCAAGTCCTACAGCGTGGGTGCCAGCGGGAGCTCTTCCAG GAAAAGACACCGGTCCCGTGAGCGATCACCTAGCCGGTCCCGTGAGAGCAGCCGAAGGCACCGGGACCTGCTCCACAATGAGGATAGGCACGAGGATTATTTTCAAGAAAGGAATCGGGAGCATGAGAGACACCGGGACAGAGAGCGGGACCGGCACCACTGA